In one Silene latifolia isolate original U9 population chromosome 10, ASM4854445v1, whole genome shotgun sequence genomic region, the following are encoded:
- the LOC141605208 gene encoding protein HAPLESS 2, producing MRNQIIFRCVKGMPRADSMVVMKASVLVYFIIYISSGIHINNNNAFGEALQILSKSKLEKCERSSADANIHGDLNCTRKILVNIAIPSNSSGGESSMVAEVVEVEENSTNKMQTLRVPPVITINKSAAYALFELTYIRDVPYKPQEFYVQTRKCEPDADARIVQICERLRDEQGHIIQASEPICCPCGNQRRVPSSCGNFFDKIIKGKPNTAHCLRFPGDWFHVFGIGQRTLGFSVRIAVKTASKVSEVIVGPENRTAISNDNFLRVNMVGDFAGYTNIPSFEDFYLVIPRQHGPGQPPDLGRNFSLWMLLERVRFTLDGLECNKIGVGYEAFNGQTDFCAAPFWSCLHNQLWNFFEADQNRIGRNQPPLYGVVGRFERINDHPDAGPRSFSIGITEVLNTNLLIELGADDIEYVYQRSPGKILGITVPTFEALAQFGIAKIETKNVGEVEASYSLTFQCSKGVMMMEEQFFIMKPDEVITRSFKIDPTTDQAAKYACSAILKDSEFKEVDRAECQFTTTATVLDNGTQGPSFQPPESAKSFFESIKNLWNKFWAGLSDFVTGKSCRSKCLGLFDFHCHMQYVCMSWVVMLGLFLSIFPTVLVLLWLLHQKGLFDPIHDWWEDQCWDGEQIHKTGRNQGVHNTHGHGHHRNQVNHRRYRHELNHKHKRNYGEYRHHQSTAHRQLNDHNHYLHHVHKDRQKHGRHRNVGLIQNQESHLDKDQEHDLRHHRHRKDRKVIKRTTRFRIDDEDDFHEPRKDDKHHLLDEKYGIRRRD from the exons ATGCGGAATCAGATTAT TTTTCGATGCGTTAAAGGAATGCCGAGGGCAGATAGTATGGTAGTGATGAAGGCATCAGTGttagtttatttcattatttATATTTCTTCTGGAATTCACATTAACAACAACAATGCATTTGGAGAGGCACTACAAATTCTATCCAAATCAAAACTCGAGAAATGTGAGAGGTCGTCTGcagatgctaacattcatggcGACCTCAATTGTACTCGCAAGATTTTGGTTAACATTGCTATTCCTAGCAACTCT AGTGGCGGTGAATCATCCATGGTGGCAGAAGTTGTGGAGGTGGAGGAAAACTCTACTAACAAGATGCAGACTTTGCGTGTACCTCCCGTGATTACAATCAACAAATCTGCTGCTTATGCCCTTTTCGAGCTGACTTATATACGA GATGTGCCTTATAAACCGCAAGAATTTTATGTCCAGACACGTAAATGCGAGCCAGATGCTGATGCAAGAATAGTGCAGATATGTGAGAG ATTGAGGGATGAACAAGGACATATTATTCAAGCCTCTGAG CCAATTTGCTGCCCTTGTGGGAATCAGAGACGAGTACCTTCGTCATGTGGAAACTTCT TTGACAAGATAATAAAAGGAAAACCAAATACTGCACATTGTCTAAGATTTCCCGGGGATTG GTTTCATGTTTTTGGTATCGGACAGCGAACCCTAGGGTTTAGTGTTCGGATTGCAGTCAAGACAGCATCTAAAGTATCA GAAGTGATTGTTGGTCCAGAAAACCGGACTGCGATATCCAATGACAATTTTCTCAGAGTGAATATGGTGGGAGATTTTGCTGGTTATACAAATATTCCGTCATTTGAGGATTTTTACTTGGTGATACCAAGGCAG CATGGACCAGGACAACCTCCAGATTTAGGGAGGAACTTTTCGTTGTGGATGCTTCTTGAGAGAGTGAGATTCACCCTTGATGGGCTTGAATGCAATAAGATTGGTGTCGGTTATGAGGCTTTTAATGGCCAGACAGACTTCTGCGCTGCCCCGTTCTGGAGTTGTTTACACAACCAGTTGTGGAATTTTTTTGAA GCGGACCAGAATCGGATTGGCAGGAATCAGCCACCTTTATATGGTGTGGTTGGAAGGTTTGAGAGAATCAATGACCATCCA GATGCAGGGCCTCGTTCGTTTTCCATCGGTATCACTGAAGTTCTTAATACAAATCTTTTGATTGAACTAGGAGCCGATGACATCGAATATGTTTACCAGAG GAGCCCTGGCAAAATTTTAGGAATTACTGTGCCTACATTCGAAGCACTTGCTCAGTTTGGGATTGCAAAGATTGAAACAAAGAATGTTGGTGAAGTGGAAGCATCCTACAGTTTGACG TTTCAGTGTTCAAAAGGTGTGATGATGATGGAG GAGCAATTCTTTATCATGAAGCCAGATGAGGTAATCACTCGGTCTTTTAAAATAGACCCAACCACTGATCAAGCTGCTAAATACGCTTGTTCCG CGATTCTAAAAGACTCGGAGTTCAAAGAAGTTGATAGAGCCGAGTGCCAGTTCACCACCACAGCCACAGTGCTAGACAATGGAACACAG GGACCATCCTTTCAACCGCCAGAGTCTGCAAAAAGTTTTTTCGAATCAATTAAAAACTTATGGAACAAATTCTGGGCTGGTTTGTCGGACTTCGTCACAGGAAAATCTTGCAG AAGCAAGTGTTTGGGGCTATTCGACTTCCACTGCCACATGCAATATGTTTGCATGAGTTGGGTAGTAATGCTTGGCCTATTCCTGTCCATCTTTCCGACtg TGCTTGTACTGTTATGGCTTTTGCATCAGAAGGGATTGTTTGATCCAATACACGACTGGTGGGAAGACCAATGTTGGGACGGTGAGCAGATCCACAAAACTGGCAGAAACCAAGGAGTTCATAATACTCATGGCCACGGTCATCACAGGAACCAAGTCAACCATCGCCGCTATAGACATGAGCTGAACCATAAACACAAGAGGAACTATGGTGAGTATAGGCATCACCAGTCGACCGCACACAGGCAGCTAAATGATCACAATCACTACCTCCACCATGTCCACAAGGACAGGCAGAAACATGGTAGGCATCGAAATGTTGGATTGATCCAGAACCAGGAGTCACATTTGGATAAAGACCAGGAGCATGATTTACGGCATCACAGGCATAGGAAGGATCGAAAAGTCATCAAAAGGACTACCAGGTTTCGGATAGATGATGAAGACGATTTCCATGAGCCTCGTAAGGATGATAAACATCACTTATTGGATGAGAAATATGGTATTAGAAGAAGAGATTAG
- the LOC141605209 gene encoding uncharacterized protein LOC141605209, protein MSSPFSKLGFRFLPNLQFSYRYFCNSAHYKATPIVDSRMFLDYVRQQCQLGFTNLQFPLNLFHQMMSLVRRPSITHFSRLFVAMLKFKRLHPHTTVISLFSHRDLSGTRHDLYSICILANCYCHLGRVDFGYSLLSKSLKLEYPFESDLVFFTTLINGLVHNNQFPQAVELFDVVVVKLGIQPDIFTYYTMVKGLCGIGDNAGAIHLLRQLNSSPLGCKPSLIMFNTIIHSLGKDKLLAEVKEMLLEMIESNIAPNVYTYNMLIHMQCKDGMIDEAQALIQIMTKQGVAPDVFTYNTLLNGYCLCGQMDKAREVFDLMIQTHCQPNVVTYGTLINGYVKLKSIDKAFDVLQEMFERGIAPDAAVYCTLIDGLCKSGRIPMARQLFNDMQIYEIKPDVCTYGSLLDGLCKNAQLDETKALLKEMECNGIAPDIVIYTILIDSLCEAGQVKDAEILVSDLLSRGMVPGHITYTTMI, encoded by the coding sequence ATGTCTTCCCCTttttctaaattagggtttcgatttctCCCTAATTTGCAATTTAGTTACCGTTATTTCTGCAATTCTGCGCATTATAAGGCTACTCCTATTGTTGATTCTCGAATGTTTCTGGATTATGTTAGACAACAATGTCAATTAGGCTTTACTAATCTCCAATTTCCCCTTAATCTATTCCATCAAATGATGTCTCTCGTGCGCCGACCTTCGATTACCCATTTTAGTAGGCTATTTGTCGCCATGCTCAAATTCAAACGACTACATCCTCACACTACTGTCATTTCTCTCTTTTCGCATCGCGACTTATCCGGTACCCGACACGATTTGTATTCCATTTGCATCCTCGCTAATTGTTACTGCCACTTAGGCCGTGTTGATTTCGGGTATTCTCTCCTTTCCAAGTCCCTTAAGCTTGAGTATCCCTTTGAGTCTGATTTAGTTTTCTTTACCACCTTAATTAATGGCCTTGTGCACAATAACCAATTTCCACAAGCTGTTGAGTTGTTCGACGTAGTTGTCGTTAAGCTAGGTATTCAGCCAGATATATTTACCTATTATACCATGGTGAAAGGTCTATGCGGGATTGGGGACAATGCCGGCGCTATCCACTTGCTCCGCCAATTGAATTCTAGCCCCTTGGGTTGTAAGCCTAGCCTCATCATGTTCAACACTATTATCCATAGTCTGGGAAAAGATAAACTCTTAGCTGAGGTTAAGGAAATGTTGCTTGAGATGATTGAGAGCAACATTGCACCCAATGTTTATACTTACAACATGTTGATTCACATGCAATGTAAAGACGGGATGATTGATGAAGCACAAGCCCTTATACAGATAATGACTAAACAAGGTGTGGCTCCTGATGTATTTACTTATAATACTTTATTGAATGGCTACTGCTTGTGCGGCCAAATGGACAAGGCAAGAGAGGTATTTGATTTAATGATTCAAACCCACTGCCAACCTAACGTTGTGACTTACGGTACTCTGATCAATGGATATGTTAAACTTAAAAGCATTGACAAGGCCTTCGACGTGTTGCAAGAAATGTTTGAGCGAGGGATTGCCCCTGATGCAGCGGTTTATTGCACTCTTATAGATGGGTTGTGTAAATCTGGTAGGATCCCAATGGCACGTCAGCTCTTCAATGACATGCAAATCTATGAAATAAAGCCAGATGTTTGCACTTATGGTTCCTTATTAGACGGGCTATGTAAAAATGCACAGCTTGATGAAACAAAGGCATTGCTCAAGGAGATGGAGTGTAATGGAATTGCTCCTGATATTGTCATCTACACTATCCTAATTGACAGTTTATGTGAGGCTGGCCAGGTTAAAGATGCTGAAATCCTTGTCTCTGATCTCCTATCAAGGGGTATGGTACCCGGTCATATAACTTATACGACAATGATTTAA
- the LOC141605211 gene encoding putative plastid-lipid-associated protein 11, chloroplastic, with amino-acid sequence MATILNFPAKSHPHKPYINPNPSIQNPSIPSKSLHFSLSSSQSVSPKTRLLNLISNQDRGLKTQKNPELRSQIIEAIDSLAELGSGSTTTDNSLSGTWRMMWTTEKEQLFIIQNAYLFGTQTGDVLQVIDVDNLKLNNVITFPPTGVFFVRSTIEIASNQRVDFRFTSAVLRTKDWEVPLPPFGQGWFESVYLDDDIRVVKDIRGDYLVVDRAPYEWKE; translated from the exons ATGGCCACCATTCTCAATTTTCCCGCCAAATCTCACCCCCATAAACCCTATATCAACCCTAATCCTTCAATCCAAAACCCCTCAATTCCCTCCAAATCTCTACATTTCTCTCTATCTTCATCGCAATCTGTCTCACCCAAAACCCGTCTTCTTAACCTCATTTCCAATCAAGATCGTGGCTTAAAAACCCAGAAAAACCCTGAATTACGATCCCAAATCATCGAAGCCATCGATTCCCTTGCGGAATTGGGATCGGGTTCGACTACCACGGATAATTCGCTATCTGGGACTTGGAGAATGATGTGGACTACTGAGAAAGAACAGCTTTTCATCATTCAGAATGCTTATTTGTTTGGTACTCAAACTGGTGATGTGTTACAAGTTATCGATGTCGATAATCTGAAGCTTAATAATGTGATAACGTTTCCTCCAACTGGGGTTTTCTTTGTTCGGTCTACCATTGAGATTGCTTCTAATCAGAGAGTCGATTTCAG GTTTACCAGTGCTGTGTTGCGGACAAAGGATTGGGAGGTCCCTCTTCCACCATTTGGGCAAGGCTG GTTTGAATCTGTCTACCTGGACGATGACATTCGAGTTGTCAAAGATATACGAGGAGATTATCTAGTTGTTGATCGTGCTCCTTATGAATGGAAAGAATGA
- the LOC141605210 gene encoding malate dehydrogenase, cytoplasmic-like — protein sequence MLFSFLEDMEISQLLEKLAVNLDAKVVEKIGVVSVCFALSYMLIKHMYISMKMDKEPIRVLVTGAAGQIGYSLVPMIARGLMLGYDQPVILHMLDIEPASEALNGIKMELIDSAFPLLKGIVATTDVEEACEGVNIAVMLGGFRRKEGMERKDVLSKNVSTFKAQASALENFAAQDCKVVVVANPANTNAVILKEHAPSIPEKNITCLTRLDHNRALGQISEKLDVHVSDVKNVVIWGNHSSTQYPDVNHATVVTDDGIRPVTELVANDHWLNTEFMTTIQERGAAIIKARKLSSAMSAASAACDHVRDWVLGTPKGTWVSMGVCSDGSYGIQPGLIYSFPVTCQKGEWSIVQGLKINEFSREKMDATEQELIEEKEEAYLCLN from the exons TGTCATATATGTTGATTAAGCACATGTATATCTCCATGAAAATGGACAAGGAGCCCATTCGGGTTCTCGTCACTGGTGCTGCAG GGCAAATCGGGTACTCGTTGGTTCCAATGATAGCAAGAGGTTTGATGCTCGGGTACGATCAACCAGTAATTCTCCACATGCTTGACATAGAACCAGCTTCAGAGGCCTTAAATGGCATTAAGATGGAACTTATTGATTCTGCCTTTCCTCTTCTAAAAG GCATTGTTGCAACGACTGATGTTGAGGAAGCCTGTGAAGGTGTCAACATTGCTGTAATGCTTGGTGGGTTCCGAAGGAAGGAAGGGATGGAAAGGAAGGATGTATTGTCTAAGAACGTGTCTACTTTTAAGGCTCAGGCTTCTGCACTTGAAAATTTTGCGGCTCAAGACTGCAAG GTAGTGGTGGTAGCAAACCCTGCGAACACAAATGCAGTGATACTGAAGGAACATGCACCTTCAATTCCTGAAAAGAACATTACTTGCCTAACACGGCTAGACCATAACAGAGCTCTAGGTCAAATCTCAGAGAAGCTAGACGTTCATGTCAGTGATGTGAAGAATGTTGTGATCTGGGGAAATCATTCTTCAACTCAATACCCAGACGTAAATCATGCAACTGTTGTCACTGATGACGGCATAAGGCCTGTTACAGAACTTGTTGCTAATGATCATTG GTTGAACACAGAATTCATGACCACAATACAAGAGAGGGGCGCAGCCATAATAAAAGCACGGAAGCTCTCAAGCGCGATGTCAGCTGCAAGTGCAGCTTGTGACCACGTACGCGACTGGGTGCTTGGGACTCCTAAG GGAACCTGGGTTTCAATGGGTGTGTGCTCTGATGGGTCATATGGTATCCAGCCTGGTCTTATTTACTCCTTCCCTGTGACTTGCCAGAAGGGAGAATGGTCTATTGTGCAGG GGCTCAAAATCAACGAGTTTTCGAGGGAGAAAATGGATGCAACAGAACAGGAGCTAATTGAGGAGAAAGAAGAGGCTTATTTGTGCCTCAACTGA